In the genome of Coraliomargarita algicola, one region contains:
- a CDS encoding NUDIX hydrolase has translation MDKKLPFKISALVFVHNEQGQQLLIKRKKAPNLGCWSPIGGKLDMATGESPYECARRETEEEIGLSIGDDNLHCFGYISEKSYEGAGHWLMFLFECKKALPHLPEAINEGHFEFFERAAIDALPIPESDRSLLWPYYDQYKEGFIGLRANCDPQGQLSITEELKL, from the coding sequence ATGGACAAAAAGCTCCCATTTAAGATCAGTGCACTCGTCTTCGTCCACAACGAACAAGGCCAACAATTGCTAATCAAACGCAAAAAAGCCCCCAACCTCGGCTGCTGGAGCCCAATCGGTGGCAAACTGGACATGGCAACCGGGGAGTCCCCCTACGAGTGCGCGCGCCGCGAGACCGAAGAAGAGATTGGTCTCTCCATCGGCGATGACAACCTGCACTGCTTCGGCTACATCTCGGAAAAGAGCTACGAAGGCGCGGGGCACTGGTTAATGTTCTTATTCGAATGCAAAAAGGCACTGCCTCATCTGCCAGAGGCAATCAACGAAGGGCATTTTGAATTTTTCGAACGAGCTGCAATCGATGCCCTTCCCATCCCTGAATCAGACCGCAGCTTACTTTGGCCCTACTATGATCAGTATAAAGAGGGCTTCATCGGCTTACGCGCCAACTGCGATCCCCAAGGACAGCTCAGCATCACCGAAGAACTCAAGCTCTAG
- the recF gene encoding DNA replication/repair protein RecF (All proteins in this family for which functions are known are DNA-binding proteins that assist the filamentation of RecA onto DNA for the initiation of recombination or recombinational repair.) — MRFLKLRLQNFRNIEFTELPLEGDRNFLLGANGQGKSNLLEALGLATALRSFRTQTMAALPRKGFKEYSLAYQLEHEREGRTELEIHLGRGGRRVLIDGEKVTRLVEFIGRFPTVTLCSGDLMLLRGGPAERRRFMDLTLAVVNRAYYTALRDFHRGIAERNRLLKRGGRSAELSAFEAEIAPHASVIAKYREQGMALLREVLCQVYDQIAEADEGPELDFRPNVDCRDAEAYRKLLYESRQRDQILGATQRGPHRDDFHLALHVGGARVCLGWATARSLCGLAYCSGQFLPAAVGPRSCVIGRRCTGRVRSRSSKRLLASVSRRHSSDCHGHRIACRAGAVVDLFGGGRAGDYVC; from the coding sequence ATGCGTTTTTTAAAGCTACGTTTGCAGAATTTTCGTAATATTGAGTTTACAGAGCTCCCATTGGAGGGGGATCGAAACTTTTTATTAGGAGCCAATGGGCAAGGGAAGTCGAATTTACTAGAGGCGCTGGGGCTCGCGACTGCACTGCGCTCATTCCGTACCCAAACTATGGCTGCGCTGCCGCGTAAGGGATTTAAGGAATACAGCTTGGCCTATCAGTTGGAGCATGAGCGAGAGGGGCGCACTGAATTGGAGATTCACTTGGGGCGTGGGGGACGTCGTGTTTTGATTGATGGGGAGAAGGTGACGCGGCTGGTCGAGTTTATTGGGCGTTTTCCGACTGTGACGCTTTGTTCTGGAGATCTAATGCTCTTGCGTGGAGGGCCGGCCGAACGGCGGCGTTTTATGGATTTAACGCTGGCAGTTGTTAATCGTGCCTATTACACGGCGCTGCGTGACTTTCACCGTGGCATTGCAGAGAGAAATCGTCTGCTGAAGCGGGGCGGTCGTTCTGCAGAGTTATCGGCTTTCGAGGCCGAGATCGCGCCGCATGCCAGTGTGATCGCAAAATACCGCGAACAAGGTATGGCTTTGTTGCGTGAAGTCTTGTGTCAGGTGTATGATCAGATCGCGGAGGCCGACGAGGGGCCGGAGCTGGACTTTCGGCCCAATGTAGATTGCCGCGATGCGGAAGCCTATCGAAAACTCTTATATGAGAGTCGTCAGCGGGATCAGATCCTTGGTGCGACTCAGCGCGGGCCTCATCGCGATGATTTTCACTTGGCATTGCACGTGGGGGGCGCGCGAGTATGCCTCGGATGGGCAACAGCGCGGTCTCTGTGTGGCCTTGCGTATTGCTCAGGCCAGTTTTTACCGGCAGCAGTTGGGCCTCGCTCCTGTGTTATTGGCCGACGATGTACTGGGCGAGTTAGATCCCGTTCGTCGAAAAGGCTTTTGGCGAGCGTGTCCCGAAGACATTCAAGTGATTGCCACGGGCACAGAATTGCCTGTAGAGCCGGGGCGGTGGTCGATTTATTCGGTGGCGGCCGGGCAGGCGACTACGTATGCTAG
- a CDS encoding cysteine desulfurase family protein translates to MKLRYFDHNATTPLAEVAKTAWLQAVDTQWLNPSSPYRQAAAVRVRYEAARASLAELLGVGVSRVVFTAGATEANNAVFRHWGDRLSADARVGVNPTEHPSVLEAAKAFLGERVLWLPLLEDGRVDLNVLEQQIQSGALTAVSVMAANNETGVIQAWPEIARLCQQAQIPYHCDASQWVGKMPLGGLSDCGYVSACAHKFGGPKGQGFLLLPEGEEGCHILYGGAQEALHRAGTEDVAGVMAMLAALESAAVGEAELRDAFIGWICHELPGARVVGIEADRLWNTVSLVMPQFQSVRWIRRMERAGFLLSAGSACATGKSTVSHVLSAMGLETAEAGRVLRISSGVETTAEDWQALADALLSAWGDLQREAQASNSQVISID, encoded by the coding sequence ATGAAGTTGCGCTATTTTGATCACAACGCCACGACGCCACTTGCGGAGGTCGCGAAGACCGCTTGGTTGCAAGCGGTGGATACGCAATGGCTGAATCCTTCGAGTCCATACAGGCAAGCGGCGGCAGTGCGTGTGCGCTACGAGGCGGCACGTGCTTCGCTGGCGGAGTTGTTGGGGGTGGGCGTGAGTCGAGTCGTCTTTACGGCGGGCGCGACTGAAGCCAACAATGCGGTGTTCCGGCATTGGGGCGATCGACTGTCGGCGGATGCCCGCGTGGGAGTGAATCCGACGGAGCATCCCAGTGTGCTTGAAGCGGCAAAGGCATTTTTAGGAGAGCGGGTGCTGTGGTTGCCGCTGCTGGAAGATGGACGCGTCGACCTAAATGTACTGGAGCAACAGATACAATCGGGGGCCTTGACCGCCGTGTCTGTGATGGCGGCTAATAACGAGACTGGAGTGATTCAGGCCTGGCCGGAGATTGCGCGGCTTTGTCAGCAAGCGCAGATCCCCTATCATTGTGACGCCTCGCAATGGGTGGGGAAGATGCCTTTGGGCGGATTGTCGGATTGTGGCTACGTGAGTGCGTGCGCGCATAAGTTTGGAGGTCCGAAGGGGCAGGGCTTTCTGTTGCTGCCCGAAGGAGAGGAGGGCTGTCACATATTATATGGTGGGGCGCAGGAAGCGTTGCATCGGGCGGGCACGGAAGATGTGGCCGGAGTGATGGCAATGCTCGCAGCTTTGGAGTCTGCAGCTGTCGGGGAGGCAGAATTGCGTGATGCATTCATTGGGTGGATATGTCACGAGCTGCCTGGTGCACGAGTCGTCGGTATCGAGGCCGATCGTTTGTGGAACACAGTTTCGCTGGTGATGCCGCAGTTTCAAAGTGTGCGCTGGATTCGGCGTATGGAGCGGGCGGGCTTTTTGCTTTCGGCGGGCTCAGCTTGCGCGACGGGGAAGTCGACGGTATCGCATGTCTTGTCGGCAATGGGGCTGGAGACCGCTGAGGCGGGACGCGTCTTGCGAATTAGTTCTGGCGTCGAAACGACTGCTGAGGATTGGCAGGCCTTGGCGGATGCTTTGCTGTCTGCCTGGGGCGACTTACAGCGCGAGGCCCAGGCATCTAATAGCCAAGTGATCAGCATTGATTGA
- a CDS encoding LysM peptidoglycan-binding domain-containing protein translates to MSRVFCYYLFIVLAVVHLVGCAPSGVEIVSETDEKQYQLGQDYKSQGRMEEALSAFLRVVDARRDAPESHLEAGYIYLRTMKDPVRAIYHFDRYLQFKPQSPQASQVRQLIETAQKEFARQLPAQPYEGELDRIDLMDLVKTLKQENDSLKRELMAATARVEQLENVLGQARRTTQAQASSAQQQAVQVRGSTPTQSAAVPTPSPSNAPRTYTVQSGDTLSAISKRFYGTPSRWIDIYQANRDRLSSESALRVGQEVRIP, encoded by the coding sequence ATGTCACGCGTGTTTTGCTATTATCTCTTCATCGTTCTTGCAGTCGTGCACCTGGTCGGGTGTGCGCCGAGTGGTGTCGAGATTGTGAGTGAAACCGACGAGAAGCAATATCAGCTGGGGCAGGATTACAAGAGTCAGGGGCGAATGGAGGAAGCTTTAAGCGCCTTCTTACGGGTGGTTGACGCGCGTCGCGATGCGCCGGAATCGCATTTGGAAGCGGGCTATATATATCTGCGCACGATGAAGGACCCGGTGCGAGCGATTTATCACTTCGATCGCTATTTACAATTTAAGCCGCAATCGCCGCAAGCTTCGCAGGTGCGTCAATTGATTGAGACCGCGCAGAAAGAATTTGCCCGCCAATTACCCGCGCAGCCATATGAGGGGGAGCTGGATCGGATTGACCTGATGGATTTGGTGAAGACATTGAAGCAGGAGAACGATAGTTTGAAGCGTGAGTTGATGGCTGCGACGGCACGGGTGGAGCAACTTGAGAATGTGTTGGGGCAAGCGCGGCGTACTACGCAGGCACAGGCATCTTCAGCGCAACAGCAGGCGGTACAGGTCCGCGGCTCTACACCGACACAGTCCGCGGCGGTGCCGACGCCGAGTCCTAGTAACGCGCCGCGCACCTATACGGTGCAGTCGGGAGATACTTTGAGTGCGATCAGTAAGCGTTTTTATGGTACACCTTCGCGTTGGATTGATATTTACCAGGCCAATCGCGACCGATTGTCGAGTGAGAGTGCCTTGCGTGTTGGGCAAGAAGTGCGGATTCCGTAG
- a CDS encoding Crp/Fnr family transcriptional regulator yields the protein MQKVEEYRTGEVILKQGKMDNGFYVLEKGAVEVYKNDIMLNVLIYPGTIFGEIGDILHTPRTCTVKARTQTKVIKYECPDLETLVEQHPDIAVKIMQTLASRLERTTQKLADLSNTSAFFSEEKK from the coding sequence ATGCAAAAAGTCGAAGAATACAGAACGGGGGAGGTCATTCTCAAGCAGGGGAAGATGGACAACGGGTTTTACGTCTTAGAAAAGGGAGCCGTCGAAGTTTACAAAAACGATATAATGCTCAACGTGCTCATCTACCCCGGCACCATATTTGGTGAGATTGGCGATATTTTACACACCCCACGCACCTGCACAGTCAAAGCGCGCACTCAGACCAAAGTAATCAAATACGAATGCCCCGACTTGGAGACTCTGGTGGAACAACACCCCGACATCGCAGTCAAGATCATGCAAACACTCGCCAGCCGCCTGGAGCGCACCACTCAAAAATTAGCCGACCTATCCAACACCTCCGCGTTCTTTTCAGAAGAAAAGAAATAA
- a CDS encoding peroxiredoxin, with translation MKQSILIIMIFSLLQSLLSAEALEIGSPAPQIQAINDQGESIDLGEALAHGTTLIFFYPKAMTKGCTAQACSLRDAWDELQSRDVQIFGVSTDKAELQAEFRAKHTLPFTLIADPEGQVCKAFGKGRYSRQAYIFKDGTLVWRDLKAATSQQAAEVLAALDELQNP, from the coding sequence ATGAAACAATCCATCCTAATCATCATGATCTTCTCACTGCTACAAAGCCTGCTCTCAGCCGAAGCGCTGGAAATCGGCAGTCCGGCCCCGCAAATACAGGCCATTAACGATCAAGGTGAATCTATCGATCTAGGTGAGGCACTCGCCCATGGCACCACGCTGATATTCTTCTACCCCAAAGCAATGACCAAGGGTTGCACCGCACAGGCCTGCAGCCTACGCGACGCTTGGGACGAGCTGCAGTCACGCGATGTCCAGATCTTCGGCGTATCCACCGATAAAGCTGAGCTCCAAGCCGAGTTTCGCGCCAAACACACGCTCCCCTTCACACTCATAGCCGATCCCGAAGGCCAAGTTTGCAAAGCTTTTGGAAAAGGACGCTACAGTCGTCAGGCTTACATTTTTAAAGACGGCACACTCGTCTGGCGCGACCTCAAAGCAGCCACCAGCCAACAAGCCGCCGAAGTGCTTGCCGCTCTCGACGAACTCCAAAATCCCTAG
- a CDS encoding glucose-6-phosphate dehydrogenase assembly protein OpcA, whose protein sequence is MKDLIDVLPGIDLPVGEVTSRLDRMWESDTAGSPSAFRASQMNVVLHFGWGVSADEAHERFEALLTFAQRYPSRIIVLCPSSEISDGSMRAKLFSQCYIGDSHREMCCCEALILGYQPENCGYLANQVSVWLEPDLPSYHWFCGVPGERIEQYFDNLLLGVRRSIYDSSYEGRDLNQLNWPEGGRVGDLAMARLLPVRQAIGQFLSGYEVSELCRGLEMVRVRHGASMSGEGLRLMEWVRDCLSDCQQYKDCSVREVKYALEACDDSDAECALALEFVYTDGRYLRWRKFCEGTMGEIEASLGKSVEKISTRVKPLGADQALAEALFF, encoded by the coding sequence ATGAAAGATTTAATCGACGTATTGCCAGGTATTGATCTGCCCGTGGGGGAGGTGACGAGTCGTCTTGACCGGATGTGGGAGAGCGATACTGCGGGATCGCCGTCGGCCTTCCGTGCGTCGCAGATGAATGTGGTCTTGCATTTTGGCTGGGGGGTGTCGGCTGACGAGGCGCATGAGCGTTTTGAGGCCTTGTTGACTTTTGCGCAACGCTACCCGAGCCGGATTATCGTGCTTTGCCCTTCCAGTGAGATTTCGGATGGTTCGATGCGGGCAAAATTATTTAGCCAATGTTATATTGGTGATTCGCATCGTGAAATGTGCTGCTGTGAGGCTTTAATACTGGGCTATCAGCCTGAGAACTGTGGGTATTTGGCCAATCAGGTGTCTGTGTGGCTGGAGCCGGACTTGCCGAGCTATCATTGGTTTTGCGGAGTGCCCGGAGAGCGTATTGAGCAGTATTTCGATAATCTGCTGCTGGGAGTACGTCGTTCGATTTATGATAGCAGCTATGAGGGGCGGGACCTTAATCAACTGAACTGGCCTGAAGGTGGGCGAGTCGGCGACCTTGCCATGGCGCGCTTGTTGCCAGTGCGTCAAGCGATCGGTCAATTCTTGAGTGGATACGAGGTCAGTGAATTGTGCCGCGGACTAGAGATGGTTCGCGTGCGACATGGCGCCTCTATGTCGGGCGAGGGGTTGCGACTAATGGAGTGGGTGCGCGACTGTTTGAGTGATTGCCAGCAGTACAAGGATTGCTCTGTAAGGGAGGTCAAGTATGCACTGGAAGCCTGTGATGACAGCGACGCGGAGTGTGCCTTGGCATTAGAGTTCGTTTACACGGATGGTCGTTATCTGCGATGGCGCAAATTTTGCGAAGGCACGATGGGCGAGATTGAGGCCTCGCTGGGTAAGTCGGTCGAGAAGATCTCGACACGGGTGAAGCCGCTGGGAGCGGATCAGGCGCTGGCGGAAGCCTTGTTTTTCTAG
- the zwf gene encoding glucose-6-phosphate dehydrogenase: MSPDIDEARHPFLKGLSKHRGAPPTVVVIFGASGDLTARKLVPAIFNLGVDNLLPGEFHLIGFGRKPIADEDFRVMMDEAIAEHSRRPLNKEIWERVRQNMSYHSGGYDESAAFDSLAEKINQIEKDLGRDMQRMFYISTPPSVFEPIIENLGSSGMAQAHVHTKLASKVVIEKPFGRDLESARELNKVINGVFEEPQVYRIDHYLGKETVQDLLVQRFSNSIFEPLWNREYIDCVQITVAESLGVGSRGGYYDTSGALRDMIQNHTMQLVALTAMEPPVSLDPESIRDEKVKVIKAIQPLKLDVDGGDVVRARYTNGLVKGEPVKGYAEEQGIPEDSSTETYAAMRLAINNWRWQGVPFYIRSGKRMARRASEIAIQFKRPPGILFSEGDKFNVAANTMVISIQPDEGVTIVMNSKIPGLETRVRNL; encoded by the coding sequence ATGAGTCCTGATATTGACGAAGCGAGACACCCTTTTTTGAAGGGATTAAGTAAACACCGTGGTGCACCGCCAACGGTGGTCGTGATTTTTGGTGCCTCGGGTGATTTGACGGCGCGTAAGCTAGTGCCTGCGATTTTTAACCTTGGGGTGGATAATTTACTTCCGGGGGAGTTTCACCTGATTGGTTTCGGACGTAAGCCGATTGCGGATGAGGATTTTCGGGTGATGATGGATGAGGCGATTGCAGAGCATTCACGCCGTCCGTTGAACAAAGAGATCTGGGAGCGGGTGCGGCAGAACATGTCGTATCACTCGGGCGGCTATGATGAGTCGGCTGCTTTTGATTCTCTGGCTGAGAAGATTAATCAGATCGAAAAGGATCTGGGGCGTGATATGCAGCGGATGTTCTATATTTCGACGCCGCCGAGTGTGTTTGAGCCGATTATAGAGAATCTGGGCTCGAGTGGTATGGCGCAAGCCCATGTGCATACGAAGTTGGCATCGAAGGTGGTGATCGAGAAGCCATTTGGTCGTGATTTGGAGTCGGCGCGTGAGTTGAATAAGGTCATTAATGGAGTGTTTGAAGAACCACAGGTTTATCGGATCGACCATTATTTAGGCAAAGAGACGGTGCAGGACTTGCTGGTGCAGCGTTTTAGTAACTCGATTTTTGAGCCTTTGTGGAATCGTGAGTACATTGATTGTGTGCAAATCACGGTGGCGGAAAGTCTGGGTGTCGGCTCGCGTGGTGGTTATTATGACACGAGTGGAGCGCTGCGTGACATGATTCAAAATCACACCATGCAGTTGGTCGCACTAACGGCGATGGAGCCGCCGGTCTCTTTGGACCCGGAATCGATTCGTGATGAAAAGGTGAAGGTGATTAAAGCGATCCAGCCTTTGAAGCTTGATGTGGATGGGGGCGATGTGGTGCGCGCCCGCTACACGAATGGTTTGGTCAAGGGAGAACCCGTTAAGGGCTATGCCGAAGAGCAGGGGATTCCTGAAGACTCTTCGACGGAGACGTATGCGGCGATGCGCTTGGCGATTAATAATTGGCGTTGGCAGGGAGTGCCTTTTTACATCCGTTCGGGCAAGCGTATGGCGCGCCGTGCGAGTGAAATCGCGATCCAGTTTAAGCGTCCTCCTGGTATTCTCTTTTCGGAGGGGGACAAGTTTAACGTGGCCGCCAATACCATGGTGATCAGTATTCAGCCGGATGAGGGCGTGACGATTGTTATGAACTCTAAGATTCCTGGTCTGGAGACGCGTGTACGCAACCTGTGA
- a CDS encoding YraN family protein: MSIFNSLRDLFCRRPQKLGPNRSRAERGQFGEDLAADYCRRRLGYRIIARNWRYKRDELDIVCMDSGVLVFVEVRARAAHALVGGYHSIDAHKKRVLLRGCKSYINRLQNPPKHVRFDVIEVSISDEGEGCVRHFGNVPLFSKHYTDQS; the protein is encoded by the coding sequence ATGAGTATTTTTAATAGCTTGCGTGATTTATTTTGTAGAAGACCTCAAAAATTGGGGCCGAATCGCTCGCGGGCGGAACGGGGGCAGTTTGGTGAAGATCTCGCTGCGGACTACTGTAGGCGCCGGTTGGGCTATCGGATAATCGCTCGCAACTGGCGCTATAAGCGGGATGAGCTGGATATTGTTTGTATGGATTCGGGGGTGTTGGTGTTCGTCGAAGTGCGGGCGAGAGCGGCGCATGCACTGGTTGGCGGCTATCATTCAATCGATGCTCATAAGAAGCGTGTGTTGCTGCGTGGATGTAAGTCCTATATAAATCGGTTGCAAAATCCACCGAAACACGTCCGTTTTGATGTGATCGAGGTATCCATCTCTGATGAGGGAGAGGGATGCGTTCGCCATTTTGGCAATGTGCCACTTTTTTCTAAACACTACACTGACCAATCATGA
- a CDS encoding FAD-dependent oxidoreductase: protein MLPDTFSIQHTFINISSPSHTSHLIVGAGLAGCLLAWRLQQAGQRFLLLGSTAMPAAYKVAAGVINPVTGRWMTKTWNFDQLLPEAQATYHSLEQQFGIQVYHRIPEIRFCQNADDIKRLGRRLRNPRYQNVLNRYFAPGQAAPDFNDPHGSFGIEQAAYVDLPKLVTCLRTAFAQQGLFRDETFHHSALQQKADGWQYQDLHATKVIFCEGAAAIHNPWFPNIALQPAKGETLLCNSPTLQLPRKLYHHKKWLLPYPDGSFRIGATYDETDLSDTPTQTRKEELLAATHEALKESHTIQITAHLAGVRPSTLDSRPVIGVHPSQAGLYLINGLGSKGASTAPAMTQQLAHHLRTGTPIPPEVDIARFSLKPTL from the coding sequence TTGCTCCCCGACACCTTCAGCATTCAGCATACATTCATCAACATCTCATCTCCCAGTCACACGTCACACCTCATCGTCGGCGCCGGCCTCGCAGGCTGCCTACTCGCCTGGCGACTCCAGCAAGCCGGACAACGCTTCCTCTTGCTCGGCAGCACAGCCATGCCCGCTGCGTATAAGGTAGCAGCCGGAGTGATCAACCCGGTCACCGGACGTTGGATGACAAAAACCTGGAATTTCGATCAATTGCTCCCCGAGGCCCAGGCCACCTATCACTCCCTCGAACAACAATTCGGCATTCAAGTCTACCACCGCATACCTGAAATTCGTTTTTGCCAGAATGCAGACGACATCAAACGCCTAGGCCGCCGCTTACGCAACCCGCGCTACCAAAACGTGCTCAACCGCTACTTCGCTCCTGGCCAAGCTGCTCCCGATTTCAACGATCCCCATGGCAGCTTCGGCATCGAACAAGCAGCTTATGTCGACCTCCCCAAACTGGTCACATGTCTACGGACCGCTTTTGCACAGCAAGGTCTATTTCGCGATGAAACCTTTCACCACAGCGCACTACAGCAAAAAGCCGACGGCTGGCAATACCAGGACCTACACGCAACAAAAGTTATTTTCTGCGAAGGCGCGGCGGCCATACACAACCCTTGGTTTCCCAACATAGCCTTACAACCAGCCAAAGGCGAAACCCTCCTCTGCAACAGCCCCACGCTACAACTCCCGCGCAAACTGTATCATCACAAAAAGTGGTTATTACCCTACCCCGATGGCAGCTTTCGCATTGGAGCCACTTACGACGAGACCGATCTAAGCGATACCCCCACACAAACTCGCAAAGAAGAGCTCCTCGCGGCCACCCACGAAGCACTCAAAGAATCACACACAATTCAAATCACAGCACATCTTGCGGGCGTCCGGCCCAGCACCCTCGACAGCCGCCCAGTCATTGGAGTCCACCCCAGCCAAGCGGGCCTATACCTCATCAACGGCTTAGGCTCCAAAGGCGCTTCCACGGCACCTGCGATGACACAACAACTCGCCCATCACCTGCGAACAGGCACCCCCATTCCCCCAGAAGTCGACATTGCCCGCTTCAGCCTCAAACCTACCCTTTAA
- a CDS encoding class I SAM-dependent methyltransferase yields MQLTQKVHQRLTAHLKAGDLAIDATAGNGYDTLYLAQTVSENGHVIAIDIQEAALQSTQAKLTHAKLNDRVELHCTDHATYLQELCNSHTAKVSSILFNLGYLPGSDKSVQTLPSSTEKALQASLQLLQPNGLLCVTAYRGHPGGIEESQVVENWMRAQKKLGHSIECHTPPSPNSPPILWLLSKSEQPHD; encoded by the coding sequence ATGCAACTCACCCAAAAAGTCCACCAACGACTCACGGCTCACCTCAAAGCAGGCGATCTCGCCATCGATGCCACAGCAGGTAACGGCTACGATACCCTTTATCTCGCTCAAACCGTAAGCGAGAACGGTCACGTAATCGCCATAGATATCCAAGAGGCAGCACTTCAGTCCACACAGGCAAAACTCACACACGCCAAACTAAATGATCGCGTGGAGCTACACTGCACGGATCATGCCACCTATTTGCAAGAACTCTGCAACAGTCATACAGCAAAAGTATCCAGTATACTCTTCAATCTCGGTTACCTTCCCGGCAGCGATAAATCCGTACAAACCCTACCATCCAGCACAGAAAAAGCCCTACAAGCCTCGCTCCAACTACTACAGCCCAACGGCCTATTATGTGTCACCGCCTACCGAGGTCACCCAGGCGGGATAGAAGAATCTCAAGTCGTCGAAAATTGGATGCGAGCGCAGAAAAAGCTTGGACACAGCATCGAATGCCACACGCCCCCATCCCCCAACAGCCCCCCCATCCTTTGGCTACTCAGCAAAAGCGAGCAGCCTCATGACTAA
- a CDS encoding transposase: MRTKRILSASDGIYHCMSRTVNGAALFKEREMEMFRKMLHRVADFSGVEVLTYCMMNNHFHVLVRVPEASSVSDTELIRRYRMLYPKPTVYQAASAERIAQELKSNGPDAATIRAQLLARMGDISAFMKTLKQRFSTWFNKTHQRFGPLWSDRFKSVLVEGKGNALQTMAAYIDLNPVRAGLVNDPKDYRFCGYAEAVSGQKKAVAALKFITAGLYECSDTDALQSYRCMLFGKGGAPKAGTSQFNRAQAIHVLEEEAGKLPPHILLRCRIRYFSEGAVLGSREFINSHLEKWQHSTRQKHRSKPRQIQSQASEPLVALKGLRGPGYL, encoded by the coding sequence ATGCGAACAAAACGGATTCTCTCGGCTTCAGATGGTATCTACCACTGCATGTCACGGACGGTGAATGGGGCGGCGCTGTTTAAGGAGCGTGAAATGGAAATGTTTCGTAAGATGCTGCATCGTGTGGCGGATTTTTCGGGTGTCGAAGTGCTGACTTACTGCATGATGAACAACCACTTCCATGTGCTGGTGCGTGTGCCTGAGGCGAGCTCAGTGAGCGATACGGAGCTGATCCGCCGCTATCGAATGCTCTACCCAAAACCAACTGTCTATCAAGCGGCCTCGGCTGAACGGATCGCACAGGAACTGAAATCGAATGGCCCAGATGCAGCTACGATCCGCGCTCAGTTACTGGCACGAATGGGGGACATCTCGGCGTTTATGAAAACTCTGAAACAACGCTTTTCGACTTGGTTTAATAAGACGCATCAGCGCTTCGGCCCGTTGTGGTCGGATCGTTTCAAGAGTGTCTTGGTCGAAGGCAAGGGGAATGCCTTGCAAACGATGGCTGCCTATATCGATTTGAACCCGGTGCGGGCGGGCTTAGTCAATGATCCGAAGGATTACCGTTTTTGTGGTTACGCGGAAGCGGTGAGTGGTCAAAAGAAGGCGGTGGCTGCGCTTAAATTTATAACTGCGGGCCTTTACGAATGCTCAGATACAGATGCATTACAATCTTACCGCTGTATGCTATTCGGCAAAGGCGGCGCACCTAAGGCGGGGACCTCACAGTTTAACCGCGCGCAGGCGATTCATGTGCTGGAAGAGGAAGCGGGTAAGCTCCCACCTCACATACTACTCAGATGCCGCATACGATACTTTTCTGAGGGCGCGGTTTTGGGCTCACGCGAGTTTATCAATTCTCATTTGGAAAAATGGCAGCATTCAACCCGACAAAAGCACCGCTCCAAACCGCGTCAGATCCAATCGCAAGCAAGCGAGCCACTGGTGGCGCTCAAAGGACTGCGAGGGCCGGGCTATTTATAG